In a genomic window of Flavobacterium crassostreae:
- a CDS encoding Ppx/GppA phosphatase family protein: MITLKKYAAIDIGSNAMRLLIVNIIEQEGKEPQFNKSSLVRVPIRLGQDAFTVGEISEENIDRMCDAMTAFHLLMKVHKVTSYRAFATSAMREAYNGKEIVDLIHEKSKVTIEIIDGKKEAAIIASTDLLHLLHTEQTYLFVDVGGGSTEFTLFSNGKIVSSRSFKAGTVRLLNNMVCEVVWQEIEKWIKTNTADYEEVTLIGSGGNINKLFKMSGKTQEKPLSYIYINSQYAFLNSLTYDQRISELGLNPDRADVIIPAVRIYLNAMKWSGARQIYVPKIGLSDGIVKAMYYQKI; encoded by the coding sequence ATGATTACATTAAAAAAATATGCTGCAATTGATATTGGCTCTAATGCCATGAGACTATTAATTGTAAATATTATAGAACAAGAAGGCAAAGAACCCCAATTTAATAAGAGTTCTCTGGTACGTGTACCCATACGATTGGGGCAAGATGCTTTTACGGTAGGAGAGATTTCTGAAGAAAATATAGACCGTATGTGTGATGCTATGACGGCATTTCATCTACTAATGAAAGTGCATAAAGTGACCTCATATAGAGCATTTGCCACCTCGGCCATGCGAGAGGCATACAACGGAAAAGAGATTGTAGATTTAATACACGAAAAATCCAAAGTAACTATAGAGATCATTGACGGAAAAAAAGAAGCGGCCATTATAGCCTCTACAGATTTGCTGCATTTGCTGCATACCGAACAAACCTATTTATTTGTGGATGTAGGAGGTGGTAGCACCGAGTTTACTCTTTTTTCAAACGGAAAAATAGTTAGCTCTAGATCCTTCAAAGCAGGAACGGTGCGTTTATTAAACAATATGGTTTGTGAAGTAGTTTGGCAAGAAATTGAAAAATGGATAAAAACCAATACTGCAGACTACGAAGAAGTTACCTTAATTGGTTCTGGCGGAAATATAAACAAGCTTTTTAAAATGTCAGGGAAAACGCAAGAAAAACCCTTATCGTATATTTATATCAATTCGCAATATGCTTTTTTAAATTCTTTAACCTATGACCAACGAATTTCAGAATTAGGTTTAAATCCAGACCGTGCCGATGTAATAATTCCTGCTGTACGAATTTATCTAAACGCAATGAAATGGAGTGGCGCAAGACAAATATATGTGCCTAAAATTGGACTTTCTGACGGAATTGTAAAAGCCATGTATTACCAAAAAATTTAA
- a CDS encoding DUF6428 family protein, producing the protein MKVSEIKQQLNSLENVIFVLPNGNLVPEHFHVTEVGLITKKFIDCGGKQRQETVVNFQLWNANDLEHRLKPKKLLDIITLSQKVLAIEDFEIEVEYQAETIGKYDLGFNGTQFMLLNKQTACLAEDQCGITPPKQKVNLSEIASSNTSCTPGGGCC; encoded by the coding sequence ATGAAAGTATCCGAAATCAAACAACAACTAAACTCTCTTGAAAATGTAATTTTTGTATTACCTAATGGCAATCTGGTTCCAGAGCATTTTCATGTAACCGAAGTAGGATTGATTACCAAAAAATTTATTGACTGTGGCGGAAAACAAAGACAAGAAACGGTTGTCAATTTTCAATTATGGAATGCCAATGATTTAGAACACCGATTAAAACCCAAAAAACTCTTAGATATTATTACTTTATCCCAAAAAGTCCTTGCTATTGAAGATTTTGAAATTGAAGTAGAATACCAAGCCGAAACCATTGGTAAATATGATTTAGGTTTTAACGGTACCCAATTTATGCTTTTAAATAAGCAAACTGCTTGTCTAGCAGAAGACCAATGCGGTATTACTCCCCCAAAGCAAAAAGTAAATCTGTCTGAAATTGCAAGCTCAAACACTAGTTGCACCCCTGGTGGAGGTTGTTGTTAA
- the dnaN gene encoding DNA polymerase III subunit beta gives MKFIVSSSYLLKQLQVLGSVINSSNTLPILDNFLFELDNDKLIVSASDLETTMSASLAIDSTSQGNVAVPAKLLLEILKTFPEQPLTFTVEENNTIEISSNSGKYALAYAPGEEFPKAVNLEEPSVTLVPADVLATAISKTIFAAGNDDLRPVMSGVFFQFSPEGLIFVATDAHKLVKYARTDVKASEVADFIMPKKPLTILKNILSTSDAEVKIEYNDSNATFSFDNYILMCRLIDGKYPNYEAVIPKENPNKLMIDRSQFLSSVRRVAIFSNKTTHQIRLKIAGAELNVSAEDIDYSNKAEERLTCDYQGDDMQIGYNSRFLTEMLTNLQSDMIMLEMSLPNRAGILTPVDGLEEGETVTMLVMPVMLNS, from the coding sequence ATGAAATTTATAGTATCGAGTTCGTACTTATTAAAACAATTACAAGTTTTGGGTAGTGTTATCAATAGCAGTAATACCTTACCTATTTTAGATAACTTCCTTTTTGAGTTAGATAATGATAAATTAATTGTTTCTGCTTCGGATCTAGAAACAACAATGTCTGCCAGCTTAGCCATTGATTCTACCAGTCAAGGAAATGTAGCAGTGCCCGCAAAATTATTATTAGAAATTTTAAAAACCTTTCCGGAGCAACCCTTAACCTTCACGGTAGAAGAAAACAATACTATTGAAATTAGCTCTAATTCTGGTAAATACGCCTTAGCTTATGCCCCAGGCGAAGAATTTCCAAAAGCAGTAAACCTAGAAGAACCATCCGTAACCCTTGTGCCTGCAGATGTACTGGCTACAGCAATAAGCAAGACCATTTTTGCCGCCGGAAATGATGATTTGCGCCCAGTGATGTCTGGAGTTTTCTTTCAGTTTTCGCCAGAGGGTCTGATCTTTGTGGCTACAGATGCGCATAAATTAGTAAAATATGCCCGTACGGATGTAAAAGCATCCGAGGTTGCTGATTTTATTATGCCCAAAAAACCGCTTACTATTTTAAAAAATATTCTGTCTACCTCAGATGCAGAAGTGAAAATTGAATACAACGATTCTAATGCCACTTTTTCTTTTGACAACTACATTTTGATGTGTCGTTTGATAGACGGAAAATATCCAAATTACGAAGCCGTAATTCCTAAAGAAAACCCTAATAAATTGATGATTGATCGCTCTCAATTTTTGAGTTCGGTTCGTCGTGTAGCTATTTTTTCTAACAAAACTACCCATCAAATTAGGTTAAAAATTGCTGGAGCCGAACTTAATGTATCTGCCGAAGATATTGATTACTCCAACAAAGCCGAAGAAAGATTGACCTGTGACTACCAAGGAGACGATATGCAGATAGGATACAACTCGCGTTTTTTGACCGAAATGCTAACCAACCTACAATCTGACATGATTATGTTAGAGATGTCACTACCAAATAGAGCTGGGATTTTAACTCCAGTAGATGGTCTTGAAGAAGGCGAAACGGTAACCATGCTTGTTATGCCGGTGATGTTAAATAGCTAA
- the ppk1 gene encoding polyphosphate kinase 1 gives MLEQKYIDREKSWLAFNARVLQEAADNTVPLLDRLRFLGIFSNNLDEFFRVRFAAIRRLSLSGKSGEKILGGISAQQLVKDITEIVIKHQTESLLILKGIENELETENVFIIDENEISSEQEKFLKDYFIQKLSPELVTIILNDLAEFPLLKDNMGYLAVKLVMKKKSEVRYAIIEIPKTMNRFIVLPTVNNKQYVILLDDVIRHNLKSIFNIFDYQSIAAHMIKISRDAQLDIDSDLSKSMLEKISTSVKERRVGEPVRFIYDKLIETDTLQFFLDKMKIVSTDSIIPGGKYHNRRDYMDFPNLGRYDLLYQKNAPLPIPGLSLEGSILDKISKKDYLLNAPYQSFSYLTKFLREAALDPKVTSIKITLYRLAKNSQIISSLINAAKNGKKVTVQIELQARFDEASNISYAEQMQTEGIDLIFGIKGLKVHSKICVIERTENKKTKRYGFISTGNFNESTAKVYTDVTLFTSHQQILKDISRIFDFFDTNYRIHRYKHLIVSPHYTRTRFYKLIDREIQNAAQGNEAFIKLKMNSLSDFGMIDKLYEASKAGVKIQLQVRGICSLIPGVKGLSENIEAISIVDNYLEHSRIYIFGNSGKTAVFISSADFMTRNLDGRVEVTCPIYDPEIKQELMDNFDIAWKGNVKARYHSYKLDNAYRKNNADTIFRAQIETYKYYQSKVNNLKEEF, from the coding sequence GTGTTAGAACAAAAATATATTGACCGAGAAAAAAGTTGGTTAGCATTTAATGCCCGAGTTTTACAAGAAGCCGCAGACAATACCGTACCATTATTAGATCGATTGCGTTTTTTGGGTATCTTTTCTAATAATTTGGACGAATTTTTTAGAGTTCGTTTTGCAGCCATCAGAAGACTTAGTTTGTCTGGTAAATCTGGCGAAAAAATACTCGGTGGCATCTCTGCACAACAATTAGTAAAAGACATTACCGAAATTGTTATCAAGCATCAAACCGAGAGTTTACTCATACTAAAAGGTATTGAAAACGAGTTAGAAACGGAAAATGTTTTCATTATAGATGAAAATGAAATATCCAGTGAGCAAGAAAAATTTTTGAAAGATTATTTTATTCAAAAACTAAGCCCAGAACTAGTAACCATTATACTCAATGATTTAGCCGAATTTCCGTTGCTCAAAGACAACATGGGATACCTAGCGGTTAAACTAGTGATGAAAAAAAAGTCCGAAGTGCGCTATGCCATCATTGAAATTCCAAAAACAATGAACCGGTTTATTGTACTGCCTACCGTAAATAACAAACAATATGTAATTCTGTTGGACGACGTTATTAGACATAATTTAAAAAGCATTTTCAATATTTTTGATTACCAAAGCATTGCTGCCCACATGATCAAAATTAGCCGGGATGCACAACTAGACATTGATAGTGATTTGAGTAAGAGCATGCTCGAAAAAATATCTACTAGCGTAAAAGAACGAAGAGTTGGAGAACCAGTGCGTTTTATTTATGATAAATTAATAGAAACAGATACCCTTCAGTTCTTTTTAGATAAAATGAAAATTGTGTCTACAGACAGTATTATACCCGGCGGTAAATACCATAATAGGCGCGATTATATGGATTTTCCTAACCTAGGAAGGTATGATTTATTATACCAAAAAAATGCCCCTTTGCCTATACCTGGATTAAGTCTAGAAGGAAGTATTTTGGATAAAATAAGCAAGAAAGATTATTTGTTAAACGCTCCCTACCAATCGTTTTCTTACTTAACCAAATTTTTGCGAGAAGCAGCCTTAGATCCTAAAGTTACTTCCATCAAAATAACCCTATATAGATTAGCCAAAAACTCGCAAATTATTAGCTCATTAATAAATGCAGCCAAAAACGGCAAAAAAGTAACGGTACAGATTGAGTTACAAGCCCGTTTTGACGAAGCTTCTAATATTTCTTACGCAGAACAAATGCAAACCGAAGGAATTGATCTTATTTTTGGTATAAAAGGACTAAAAGTACACAGCAAAATATGTGTTATAGAACGAACCGAAAACAAAAAAACCAAACGATATGGCTTTATATCTACCGGTAATTTTAACGAGTCTACCGCCAAAGTCTACACCGATGTTACTTTATTTACAAGCCATCAGCAAATTTTAAAAGACATCAGTAGAATTTTTGATTTTTTTGATACCAACTACAGAATCCATCGATACAAACACCTTATTGTATCGCCACACTATACCCGAACTCGGTTTTACAAACTCATTGACCGAGAAATACAGAACGCCGCGCAGGGCAATGAAGCCTTTATAAAATTAAAAATGAACAGCTTGTCTGATTTTGGAATGATTGATAAATTGTACGAAGCCAGCAAAGCGGGAGTAAAAATACAACTACAAGTTCGGGGTATTTGCTCTTTAATTCCGGGAGTAAAAGGCCTTAGTGAAAACATTGAAGCCATCAGTATAGTCGATAATTACCTGGAACATTCCAGAATTTACATCTTTGGCAACAGCGGAAAAACAGCTGTTTTTATATCCTCGGCAGATTTTATGACCCGAAATCTAGACGGAAGAGTAGAAGTCACCTGCCCTATATACGATCCCGAAATCAAGCAAGAACTTATGGATAATTTTGATATCGCTTGGAAAGGAAACGTTAAGGCGCGTTACCATTCTTACAAATTAGATAATGCCTACCGAAAAAACAATGCAGATACCATATTTAGAGCCCAAATAGAAACTTACAAATACTACCAAAGCAAAGTAAACAACCTAAAAGAAGAGTTTTAG
- the gldG gene encoding gliding motility-associated ABC transporter substrate-binding protein GldG encodes MKAARKKNLKSLLLLLVLLVVVNSIGNYFFHRFDLTKDNRYTLSSTSLKIIKQVKNPLSIKIYMQGDLPADFKRLQQETQQLLEEFQAYNKNIFFEFVNPLENEDQSMDNIKELYRKGLTPINITVEDKGKQSQAMVFPWATAVYDNKEVSIALLKNQMGASVTQKVIGSVQHLEYSIADAINKITIPKQKTIAVLKGNGELQDILMAKFLLQMRESYHIGPFTLDSVAANPSRSLKALQQYDLAIIAKPTTAFSDAEKQVLDQYIMHGGKTLWLLDQVAVEMDSLYHASGTTMAFPRDLNLNDMFFKYGFRINPDMVKDEQGSPIQLATGEPGSATQFQDFNWKFAPLVYPQNNHPIVKNLGGIKFDFANPIDTLKNGIKKTVLLQSSRYSKKVGTPAEIDLAIVAEETSPNHYIQTGNIPLAVLLEGSFKSVYQNRVLAFEQPNFEAKGIKNKMVVISDGDIVKNQLDKNFQPVELGFDQRSGNLYDNKDLMLNCVNYLLDDTGLINIRSKDLDLPLLDKEKVYQNYGLIQSITLGLPIVILVLFGLLFTIIRKRKYSR; translated from the coding sequence ATGAAGGCAGCTCGTAAAAAAAACCTTAAATCGTTACTCCTGCTATTGGTACTACTGGTGGTAGTAAACAGCATCGGAAACTACTTTTTTCATCGTTTTGATTTAACTAAAGACAACAGATACACCCTATCTTCTACTTCTTTAAAAATTATTAAACAGGTAAAAAATCCACTTTCTATAAAAATATATATGCAGGGAGACTTGCCAGCAGATTTTAAACGATTACAGCAAGAAACCCAACAATTATTAGAAGAATTTCAGGCCTATAACAAGAACATCTTTTTTGAATTTGTCAATCCCTTAGAGAATGAGGACCAAAGCATGGACAACATTAAAGAATTGTACCGAAAAGGCCTCACTCCCATAAACATTACCGTAGAGGACAAAGGGAAGCAATCCCAAGCCATGGTATTTCCGTGGGCAACTGCCGTTTATGACAACAAAGAAGTTTCCATTGCTTTATTAAAAAACCAAATGGGCGCTAGCGTTACCCAAAAAGTAATTGGATCGGTACAACACCTCGAATATTCTATAGCCGATGCCATTAACAAAATTACCATTCCGAAACAAAAAACCATTGCGGTACTCAAAGGAAATGGCGAATTGCAGGATATTTTAATGGCCAAGTTTTTGTTGCAAATGCGAGAAAGTTATCATATTGGCCCTTTTACTCTAGACTCCGTAGCGGCAAACCCAAGCCGTAGTTTGAAAGCATTACAACAATATGATTTGGCTATTATTGCAAAACCAACAACGGCTTTTTCGGACGCCGAAAAACAAGTTTTGGACCAATACATTATGCATGGTGGAAAAACCCTATGGCTCTTGGATCAAGTGGCCGTAGAGATGGATAGTTTATACCATGCATCTGGAACAACCATGGCGTTTCCGAGAGATTTAAATCTAAACGATATGTTTTTTAAATATGGTTTTAGAATCAATCCCGATATGGTAAAAGACGAACAAGGAAGCCCTATTCAATTAGCCACCGGCGAACCCGGAAGCGCTACCCAGTTTCAAGATTTTAATTGGAAATTTGCTCCCTTGGTTTATCCACAAAACAACCATCCTATTGTTAAAAATTTAGGTGGCATTAAGTTTGATTTTGCTAACCCTATTGATACTTTAAAAAACGGAATCAAAAAAACAGTATTATTACAATCTTCACGATATTCCAAAAAAGTAGGCACGCCAGCAGAGATAGATTTGGCCATTGTTGCAGAAGAAACCAGCCCCAATCATTATATCCAAACCGGAAACATTCCATTGGCAGTATTGCTCGAAGGAAGCTTTAAATCGGTATACCAAAACAGGGTACTCGCCTTTGAGCAACCCAACTTTGAAGCCAAAGGAATTAAAAACAAAATGGTCGTAATCTCGGATGGAGATATCGTCAAAAATCAATTAGATAAAAACTTTCAACCCGTAGAACTAGGCTTTGATCAACGCTCCGGAAACCTATATGACAACAAAGATTTGATGCTAAATTGTGTCAATTATTTGCTAGACGACACCGGACTTATTAACATTAGGAGCAAAGATCTTGATTTGCCACTCTTGGATAAAGAAAAAGTATATCAAAATTATGGTCTAATACAAAGCATAACCCTCGGACTACCAATTGTAATATTGGTGCTATTTGGGCTTTTGTTTACCATTATCCGAAAAAGAAAATACAGTCGATAG
- a CDS encoding CAP domain-containing protein, whose amino-acid sequence MKTKLYSALVFCVLLLTTTSCSSDGSDAAPVPELPATSENIENYTYKDNETETLKLINEYRVDKGLSSLQVSNYISLKCSQHNQYMIANKKLSHDNFESRSADITKTLNAISVGENLAFNYTTPQAALTGWVNSPPHLEILVGNYSHFGIAISVDSSTGKNYYTTIFAKL is encoded by the coding sequence ATGAAAACAAAACTATACTCCGCATTGGTCTTTTGTGTATTGCTCTTGACCACAACCTCTTGTTCTTCGGATGGATCCGATGCTGCTCCAGTTCCAGAGTTACCAGCCACTTCTGAAAATATAGAGAACTATACCTACAAAGACAATGAAACAGAAACCTTAAAATTAATCAATGAATACCGCGTAGATAAAGGGCTTAGTAGTTTGCAAGTAAGCAATTATATTTCTCTGAAATGCTCGCAACATAACCAATACATGATTGCAAACAAAAAATTGAGTCATGATAATTTTGAAAGCCGTTCTGCAGATATAACAAAAACTTTGAATGCCATATCGGTGGGCGAAAACCTAGCCTTTAATTACACTACGCCCCAGGCAGCATTAACGGGTTGGGTAAATAGTCCGCCACATTTGGAGATCCTGGTCGGCAATTATTCTCATTTTGGGATTGCTATAAGTGTCGATTCTAGCACAGGAAAGAATTATTATACCACAATTTTTGCTAAACTGTAG
- a CDS encoding SAM hydrolase/SAM-dependent halogenase family protein, producing the protein MSIITLTTDYGLKDHFVGALKGKILSEYPEATIIDISHYIDPFNTLEASYIIGAAFSSFPKGTVHIIGVDMERNKENQHIAMQWNDSYFIAADNGILSLLSQKIVPQKIVAINIHDHLANDASGLDVFVKSACHVAKGGLLHVIGKEIHSIKEITALKASVSETKNAIKGQVVYIDHFGNVVTNITKKLFLEVANGRPYEIVMRNKNIKTILPNYSAIASSEKYPIKNYEGEKLALFNEAGYLEIAIFRSNPASVGSAHSLLGLNYSDVVTVAFTN; encoded by the coding sequence ATGTCAATAATCACCCTTACTACGGACTACGGTTTAAAAGATCACTTTGTTGGTGCGCTTAAGGGCAAAATTTTATCCGAATATCCGGAGGCTACAATTATTGATATTTCGCATTACATTGATCCATTTAACACATTAGAAGCAAGTTACATCATAGGAGCTGCGTTTTCGAGTTTTCCAAAAGGCACTGTACATATAATAGGCGTGGATATGGAACGCAATAAAGAAAACCAACACATTGCCATGCAGTGGAATGATTCTTACTTTATAGCTGCAGATAATGGAATACTGAGCTTGCTTTCGCAAAAAATTGTACCCCAAAAAATAGTTGCCATAAACATCCACGATCATTTAGCCAACGATGCTTCTGGTTTAGATGTTTTTGTAAAATCAGCCTGCCATGTTGCCAAAGGAGGTTTGTTGCATGTTATCGGCAAAGAGATCCATAGTATTAAAGAAATTACAGCCCTGAAGGCAAGTGTTTCTGAAACAAAAAACGCCATTAAAGGACAGGTAGTTTACATTGACCATTTTGGAAATGTGGTTACTAATATCACTAAAAAACTATTTCTGGAGGTAGCAAATGGACGGCCATATGAGATTGTTATGAGAAATAAAAACATTAAAACAATACTTCCTAATTATTCTGCAATAGCTAGTTCCGAAAAATATCCTATCAAAAACTATGAAGGCGAAAAACTAGCCCTTTTTAATGAAGCGGGTTATCTCGAGATTGCCATCTTTAGGAGCAACCCTGCATCTGTAGGATCCGCACATAGTTTATTGGGACTAAATTATAGTGATGTGGTTACTGTAGCGTTTACAAACTAA
- a CDS encoding SixA phosphatase family protein — MKNLILIRHAKSNWDMPVKDIDRPLDSKGVADAHLVSLNISNFVPNKYVIWSSPAKRASDTATIFAQNLHYPTDSIVYKGALYTFDASQLEEAITSCESNFTTIIVFGHNAAITNFVAKFGTIPIDNVPTAGFVSLEFDTNNWKEIRNGKTLKIVTPKDLKPKKKC; from the coding sequence ATGAAAAATCTGATATTGATAAGGCACGCCAAATCCAACTGGGATATGCCTGTAAAAGACATCGACAGACCCTTGGATTCTAAAGGAGTCGCAGATGCACATTTGGTATCCTTAAATATATCCAACTTTGTCCCAAACAAATATGTAATATGGTCTAGCCCTGCCAAACGAGCTTCCGATACCGCTACTATTTTTGCACAAAACCTGCACTACCCCACCGATAGCATTGTATATAAAGGCGCATTATACACCTTTGATGCAAGCCAATTAGAAGAGGCTATAACCTCTTGCGAATCCAATTTTACCACCATTATTGTTTTTGGGCATAATGCAGCAATTACAAATTTTGTTGCTAAATTTGGAACTATTCCAATAGACAACGTGCCTACAGCAGGCTTTGTCTCTTTAGAATTTGACACCAATAACTGGAAAGAAATCCGCAACGGAAAAACCCTAAAAATAGTAACTCCAAAAGACTTAAAACCTAAAAAAAAGTGTTAG
- a CDS encoding DUF6642 family protein: MDSIERSNYNVPDHFIFCLECVTDINQTSITPTRTNLEQLATKYNLTSIYKSCDTIEGLEDSLNALLYRDHDFKNYEILYLVLQGQANTICINAYYYTLEEIAELFEGKLTGKILHFANSKTLDLEPDEAQYFLDITGAKAISGYGVDATYGNSNTLDALFFSLFSEQDNIVDLVETLFQKNYTLCKLLDFRLYY; encoded by the coding sequence ATGGACTCCATAGAGCGATCTAATTATAACGTACCGGACCACTTTATTTTTTGCCTCGAATGCGTTACAGATATAAATCAAACCAGCATTACTCCAACCAGAACCAATCTAGAACAACTAGCAACCAAGTATAATCTAACTAGTATTTATAAAAGCTGTGACACCATTGAAGGTTTAGAAGACAGTCTAAATGCCTTGCTGTACAGAGACCATGACTTTAAAAATTATGAAATCCTTTATTTGGTATTGCAAGGGCAAGCAAACACGATTTGTATTAATGCGTATTATTATACTTTAGAAGAAATTGCCGAACTATTTGAAGGAAAACTAACCGGCAAAATACTGCATTTTGCAAATTCTAAAACATTAGATTTAGAGCCCGATGAAGCGCAATATTTTTTGGATATCACTGGCGCAAAAGCCATTTCGGGTTATGGAGTAGATGCCACTTACGGCAATAGCAATACGCTGGATGCACTTTTTTTTAGTCTTTTTAGTGAACAAGACAACATTGTAGACCTTGTTGAAACGCTATTCCAAAAAAACTATACGCTTTGCAAACTGCTTGATTTTAGGTTGTATTATTAA
- a CDS encoding ArsR/SmtB family transcription factor, whose translation MGITKTQHFSAAQNELAILAKAIGHPARVAILQHLIKVNSCICGDLVNELPLAQPTISQHLKELKNAGLIKGNIEGNAICYCLNEAGFEKIKTFFENINTHFTTQNTCC comes from the coding sequence ATGGGGATTACCAAAACACAACACTTTAGTGCAGCACAAAACGAACTAGCCATACTCGCTAAGGCGATTGGACATCCCGCACGTGTTGCCATCCTACAGCATCTTATAAAGGTAAATAGTTGTATTTGTGGGGATCTTGTAAATGAACTCCCATTGGCACAACCTACGATTTCACAACATTTAAAAGAGTTAAAAAATGCTGGACTCATCAAAGGAAATATTGAAGGAAACGCTATTTGCTACTGCCTTAACGAAGCTGGTTTTGAAAAAATAAAAACTTTTTTTGAAAACATAAACACGCATTTTACAACCCAAAATACTTGTTGCTAA
- the gldF gene encoding gliding motility-associated ABC transporter permease subunit GldF, with amino-acid sequence MKAILLREINSFFGSPVGYLVIGLFLILNGLFLWVFQGDYNILNTGFADLTPFFTLAPWILIFLIPAVTMRSFSDEKKQGTLELLLTKPLSIWEIVLGKFLAAVLLIILSIIPTFLYVVVVFELGLPTGNIDMGSTIGAYFGLLFLIGAYASVGIFSSTLSENQIVAFIIAVFICFFLYFGFEEMAALTPTFSNSITALGMQDHFKSMGRGVIDTRDILYFVSTMLVFLSFTVYQLKTIQL; translated from the coding sequence ATGAAAGCAATATTATTACGAGAGATTAATTCTTTTTTTGGTTCGCCGGTTGGCTATCTGGTTATCGGATTATTTTTAATTCTAAACGGATTATTTCTTTGGGTTTTTCAGGGAGATTACAACATTTTGAATACTGGTTTTGCGGATCTAACACCTTTTTTTACTTTAGCTCCTTGGATTCTTATTTTTTTGATTCCGGCTGTAACCATGCGAAGTTTTTCGGACGAAAAAAAACAAGGCACGCTAGAATTATTACTAACCAAACCCTTATCCATCTGGGAAATTGTATTGGGCAAATTTTTGGCCGCCGTACTGCTTATTATCCTGTCCATTATACCCACATTTCTTTATGTGGTGGTGGTATTCGAACTAGGTTTACCAACAGGAAACATAGACATGGGCAGTACTATTGGGGCTTACTTTGGGCTTTTATTCTTAATTGGGGCTTATGCCTCTGTGGGGATTTTTAGCTCTACCCTTTCGGAGAATCAAATTGTAGCCTTTATTATTGCGGTTTTTATTTGTTTTTTCTTGTATTTTGGCTTTGAAGAAATGGCGGCATTGACACCTACTTTTTCTAATAGTATAACCGCACTAGGCATGCAAGACCATTTTAAAAGCATGGGACGTGGCGTAATAGACACTAGAGATATTCTTTACTTTGTAAGCACCATGCTTGTTTTTCTTTCGTTTACTGTATACCAACTTAAAACCATCCAATTGTAA
- a CDS encoding DUF547 domain-containing protein, producing MKNIILVLCFLSFSSMSKAQTTALFFEQTNEFLKKNVTQEGKVDYYTIKKSPGELIYILSNIEQLDTKFRDKKLAKAFWINVYNLQVIKAVIDNMPLVSVEKIPGFFDLNSFMVGKQELTLNDIQNIILRDLFFDPAVHFTLSNGANGGAPLLNRAYMPKTVDEQMKQQATMVINSKEYFYVNKELRIIELPKIFEWYKKDFAVNYFNEIDFINLFLKKKIDNKLTVETYDFNWSLNIKP from the coding sequence ATGAAGAATATTATTTTAGTGCTATGTTTCTTAAGTTTTTCGTCTATGAGTAAGGCGCAAACCACAGCACTTTTTTTTGAACAAACTAATGAATTTTTAAAGAAAAATGTAACCCAAGAAGGCAAAGTAGATTATTATACTATCAAAAAAAGCCCCGGAGAACTCATCTATATTTTAAGCAATATAGAGCAATTAGACACCAAATTTCGTGACAAAAAACTAGCCAAAGCATTTTGGATTAACGTCTATAATTTACAGGTTATTAAAGCCGTAATAGACAACATGCCATTAGTATCTGTTGAAAAAATACCTGGTTTTTTTGACCTTAATAGCTTTATGGTAGGAAAGCAAGAGTTGACCCTCAATGATATTCAAAATATAATTTTAAGAGATCTGTTTTTTGATCCAGCAGTACATTTTACTTTATCTAATGGAGCAAATGGCGGAGCGCCGCTTTTAAATAGAGCTTATATGCCCAAAACGGTAGACGAGCAAATGAAACAACAAGCCACAATGGTGATTAATTCTAAAGAATATTTTTATGTCAATAAAGAATTGAGAATCATTGAACTGCCTAAAATATTTGAATGGTACAAAAAAGATTTTGCTGTTAATTATTTTAATGAAATTGATTTTATTAATTTATTTTTAAAGAAAAAAATAGACAATAAATTAACCGTCGAGACCTACGACTTTAACTGGTCTCTAAATATAAAACCGTAA